A region of Paractinoplanes abujensis DNA encodes the following proteins:
- a CDS encoding helix-turn-helix transcriptional regulator, whose product MDKQALAAFLRGRRERVSPRDAGLPAGSRRRTPGLRREEVAQLAMISVDHYTRLEQGRGRHPSRTVLNGIARALRLDGQEQEHLFRLAGQAESGSGDGPAEDVPAGTLQLLDRISDAGVVVISGACKVLAWNPLAAALFEDFSALGADDRNLVRRYFLHPDPSRRGYGMGASPQFARAAVSYLRVAATRYPHNDEVRDLIRDLLAASTEFARLWREQELHIDHHSHQVIDHPAVGRLELDFEILTLPDRDQQLVLFTAEPGSPVHRALELLRVIGTQDFSASR is encoded by the coding sequence ATGGACAAGCAGGCGCTGGCGGCGTTTCTCCGCGGCCGCCGGGAGCGGGTCAGCCCGCGCGACGCCGGCCTTCCCGCGGGCAGCCGGCGCCGCACGCCCGGGCTGCGCCGCGAGGAGGTGGCCCAGCTGGCGATGATCTCGGTCGACCACTACACCCGTCTGGAGCAGGGCCGCGGCCGCCACCCCTCACGGACGGTGCTCAACGGGATCGCCCGCGCGCTGCGGCTCGACGGGCAGGAGCAGGAGCACCTGTTCCGGCTGGCCGGCCAGGCCGAGAGCGGGAGCGGCGACGGGCCCGCCGAGGACGTGCCGGCCGGAACGTTGCAGCTGCTCGACCGGATCAGCGACGCCGGTGTCGTGGTGATCAGCGGAGCGTGCAAGGTGCTGGCATGGAACCCGCTGGCGGCGGCGCTCTTCGAGGACTTCTCCGCGCTGGGCGCCGACGACCGCAATCTCGTACGCCGGTACTTCCTGCACCCCGACCCCTCCCGCCGGGGCTACGGCATGGGCGCCTCGCCGCAGTTCGCCCGGGCCGCGGTCAGCTACCTGCGCGTCGCCGCCACCCGTTATCCGCACAACGACGAGGTCCGCGACCTGATCCGTGACCTGCTCGCCGCCAGCACCGAGTTCGCCCGGCTCTGGCGCGAGCAGGAGCTGCACATCGACCATCACAGCCATCAGGTGATCGACCACCCAGCGGTCGGACGGCTGGAACTCGACTTCGAGATCCTCACCCTGCCCGACCGCGATCAGCAGCTGGTTCTGTTCACGGCCGAGCCCGGCTCACCGGTCCACCGGGCCCTCGAGCTCCTCCGCGTGATCGGCACGCAGGACTTCTCCGCGTCCCGCTAG
- a CDS encoding NAD-dependent epimerase/dehydratase family protein, whose protein sequence is MSESVLVTGGSGFVAGYVVRELLGRGHRVRATLRNLRRGEAVRRKLGVEGDLSFVAADLLSDDGWDAATEGMTYVVHTASPMPVGEHRGQDITTPARAGTRRVLQAARRAGVRRVVLTSSTAAAIPAEPEAPADEQTWSDLPDQPRYVYPRAKTLAEQDAWRIVRGWPDGPELTTVLPANIQGPALDEDLSPSVTLIRLMLTGKMPALPHMGYSIVDVRDLAVLHAEAMTAPAAAGQRFIAAGEFLWFHEMAAILRDRLGPDAAKVSLRRLPNWVVRAAAPFNAELNQVVPSLGVRSRLSSAHAERTFGWRTRPAADSVLDTAKSLLSLGLA, encoded by the coding sequence ATGAGCGAATCAGTGCTGGTCACCGGGGGATCCGGTTTTGTGGCGGGCTACGTCGTGCGGGAACTTCTCGGCCGGGGCCACCGGGTGCGGGCGACCCTGCGGAATCTGCGCCGCGGCGAGGCCGTACGAAGGAAGCTGGGGGTCGAGGGCGACCTGTCGTTCGTCGCCGCGGATCTGCTGAGCGACGACGGGTGGGACGCGGCCACCGAAGGCATGACGTACGTGGTGCACACGGCGTCGCCGATGCCGGTCGGTGAACACCGCGGGCAGGACATCACCACACCGGCGCGCGCGGGCACCCGCCGGGTCCTGCAGGCCGCCCGGCGCGCCGGTGTGCGGCGGGTGGTGCTGACCTCGTCGACGGCGGCCGCGATCCCCGCCGAACCGGAGGCCCCGGCGGACGAGCAGACCTGGAGCGACCTGCCCGACCAGCCCCGCTACGTCTATCCGCGGGCGAAGACGCTGGCCGAGCAGGACGCGTGGCGCATCGTCCGCGGCTGGCCGGACGGCCCCGAGCTGACCACCGTGCTGCCCGCGAACATTCAGGGCCCCGCGCTCGACGAGGACCTGTCCCCGTCGGTGACGCTGATCCGGTTGATGCTGACCGGCAAGATGCCGGCGCTGCCGCACATGGGCTACTCGATCGTCGACGTGCGCGACCTGGCCGTCCTGCACGCCGAGGCGATGACCGCCCCTGCCGCGGCCGGGCAGCGCTTCATCGCCGCCGGTGAGTTTCTCTGGTTCCACGAGATGGCGGCGATTCTGCGCGACCGGCTGGGCCCCGACGCGGCCAAGGTCTCCCTGCGCCGGCTGCCGAACTGGGTGGTCCGCGCGGCCGCGCCGTTCAACGCCGAGCTGAACCAGGTGGTGCCCAGTCTCGGCGTGCGCAGCCGGCTGAGTTCCGCACACGCCGAGAGGACGTTCGGCTGGCGAACGCGCCCGGCCGCCGACTCGGTCCTCGACACCGCGAAGAGCCTGTTGTCGCTCGGCTTGGCCTGA
- a CDS encoding Dabb family protein, giving the protein MIFHVIRAALKKSASPEQAEAALESWRETGRSVPSVRSWVVGRDLGGEFQYGATFVFDDLDGLFAFLTHPATLRTDLIGLELIENMQIFDISDDDDPELADKIADRHRRRNELSPEVSGLLADVPTYLGAGVGERP; this is encoded by the coding sequence ATGATCTTCCACGTGATCCGGGCCGCGCTGAAGAAGTCCGCGTCGCCCGAGCAGGCCGAGGCGGCGCTGGAGAGCTGGCGGGAGACGGGTCGATCGGTTCCGTCTGTGCGTTCCTGGGTGGTCGGCCGTGATCTCGGCGGCGAGTTCCAGTACGGCGCGACGTTCGTCTTCGACGACCTGGACGGCCTGTTCGCGTTCCTGACCCATCCGGCGACGCTGCGCACCGACCTGATCGGCCTCGAGCTGATCGAGAACATGCAGATCTTCGACATCAGCGACGACGACGATCCCGAGCTGGCCGACAAGATCGCCGACCGGCACCGCCGCCGCAACGAGCTCAGCCCGGAGGTGTCCGGTCTGCTGGCCGACGTCCCCACCTACCTCGGTGCCGGCGTCGGCGAACGGCCGTAA
- a CDS encoding TetR/AcrR family transcriptional regulator, with the protein MPSNTRRARERAGTRDRIVEAALTVLENEGAAALTIRRIAADVEYTAPIVYQHFAGKDALVRELVGHGYRLMMADLSRLPDEPDMDRRVLRIARAYVRFATEHPHLYQAMNDATVGADARRQAAAPAIGLVQELLTDWSRAHGVALAAPDEACEIVWGALYGIASLGSLDSLSPDRTERLAEQALTAILQGWRTPAA; encoded by the coding sequence ATGCCGAGCAACACCCGACGCGCCCGTGAGCGGGCCGGCACCCGCGACCGCATCGTCGAGGCCGCGCTCACGGTGCTGGAGAACGAGGGCGCCGCCGCGCTGACGATCCGGCGCATCGCCGCCGACGTGGAATACACCGCGCCGATCGTCTACCAGCACTTCGCCGGCAAGGACGCGCTCGTGCGGGAACTCGTGGGGCACGGATATCGCCTGATGATGGCCGACCTCAGCCGGCTCCCCGACGAACCCGACATGGACCGGCGCGTGCTGCGGATCGCGCGCGCGTACGTGCGGTTCGCGACCGAGCACCCGCACCTCTACCAGGCCATGAACGACGCCACAGTGGGCGCGGACGCCCGCCGGCAGGCCGCGGCGCCGGCCATCGGCCTCGTGCAGGAGTTGCTCACCGACTGGTCGCGCGCGCACGGCGTGGCGCTGGCCGCACCCGACGAGGCCTGCGAGATCGTCTGGGGCGCGCTCTACGGCATCGCCTCGCTCGGAAGCCTCGACTCGCTCAGCCCCGACCGCACCGAACGGCTCGCCGAGCAGGCCCTCACTGCGATCCTCCAAGGGTGGCGGACCCCGGCGGCATAA
- a CDS encoding STAS domain-containing protein has protein sequence MSEQPSEGAIDHLHVDSAEAGVDMLVLRLGGELDSATAPRLIEAFTRTLSAAAVARVELELSELTFIDAAGVRSLLACGQAADAAGIVLKLRGPTPGVAHVLTALGLLDRFVVADEPAGPVAAPAGATFHGDDPEGWRQRSARIRREARETRDRARIAINNSKMIRPTDQ, from the coding sequence ATGTCCGAGCAGCCATCCGAAGGTGCTATCGATCATCTGCACGTCGATTCGGCCGAGGCCGGCGTGGACATGCTGGTCCTCCGTCTCGGCGGCGAACTCGACAGTGCCACGGCTCCCCGACTGATCGAGGCCTTCACGCGAACGCTGTCGGCAGCCGCGGTGGCCCGGGTCGAGCTGGAATTGAGCGAGTTGACCTTCATCGACGCGGCGGGTGTGCGATCCCTGCTGGCTTGCGGGCAAGCGGCCGACGCCGCGGGCATCGTGCTGAAGCTGCGCGGCCCGACCCCCGGCGTCGCCCACGTGTTGACGGCGCTCGGCCTGCTCGACCGTTTCGTGGTGGCGGACGAACCCGCCGGCCCCGTCGCGGCACCCGCGGGCGCCACGTTTCACGGCGACGACCCGGAAGGCTGGCGGCAACGGTCGGCCCGGATCCGCCGGGAGGCCCGGGAGACCCGTGACCGCGCGCGCATTGCCATCAACAACAGCAAGATGATTCGCCCGACCGATCAGTGA